Proteins from one Halovivax limisalsi genomic window:
- a CDS encoding gamma-glutamyltransferase family protein, protein MPSDTARHGDAARQDEADDETADRSSNPATDDGGTDRETDGEPGPTGPTRRDAVRGSMAVLGASAIPASVSAAPGTSECDDDSPAAGPAACETSEAGMVTTSHAAATDVGVTVLERGGNAVDAAVAVQFALNVVQPHASGIGGGGFVLVYDAERDDVTCIDGRERAPLGAEPDMFLDEDGDVVPFLERHTNGKAVGVPGTLRACDVALKRFGTKPLAELIQPAIELAGPERPVTVDAHLAESIAENVDDGSLSKTAMTVFAPGGDPLEEGDLLVQPDLAETFSIIRDEGIEPFYRGEIADDIATTVQEADRYREEGGSMTVEDLGNYAVETPVPTHVTYEGSAAEITVRTMPSPTSGGYAIGQILSILEPFELDSFDRRSFETYHHLAQAFKLAFADRGAYLGDVEFVDIPWQGLLDETYIDERRALIDPEEVSDAVLEPGDPFDHQPGDRYAVTPREDCPGGPPWGPPGAGSPPESPGPKNDTGPAGSIPIDGHTDHFTIADAEGNVVSWTSTIEQFFGSGIMVPGRGFMLNNELTDFDEIPGGPNEVQPEKRPLSSMSPTIAFRDGEPFLALGSPGGFAIIVAVAQVILNVAEFGLSLEEAVAEPRIYTATGDWLQVEPGVPDAAVEALADAGHGVSETEAIGNVQAVLSDDGYVGVADERRDGEAGSPSGAAD, encoded by the coding sequence ATGCCATCCGATACAGCACGGCATGGCGACGCAGCGAGGCAGGACGAGGCGGACGACGAGACAGCCGACCGTTCCTCGAACCCTGCTACCGACGACGGTGGGACGGATCGCGAGACCGACGGCGAACCCGGCCCAACGGGACCGACCAGGCGGGACGCGGTCCGGGGATCGATGGCCGTACTCGGCGCGAGTGCGATTCCGGCGAGCGTGAGCGCAGCGCCCGGCACATCCGAGTGCGACGACGACAGTCCCGCCGCCGGTCCGGCCGCCTGCGAGACGAGCGAGGCGGGGATGGTCACGACGTCGCACGCGGCCGCGACGGACGTCGGCGTCACCGTCCTGGAGCGCGGCGGGAACGCGGTCGATGCGGCGGTCGCCGTCCAGTTCGCGCTCAACGTCGTCCAGCCCCACGCGTCGGGGATCGGCGGGGGTGGATTCGTGCTGGTCTACGACGCCGAACGCGACGACGTCACCTGCATCGACGGCCGCGAACGAGCGCCGCTGGGCGCCGAACCCGACATGTTCCTCGACGAGGACGGCGACGTCGTCCCGTTTCTCGAACGGCACACGAACGGCAAAGCCGTCGGCGTCCCGGGAACGCTGCGGGCCTGTGACGTCGCCCTCAAGCGGTTCGGGACGAAACCGCTCGCCGAGTTGATCCAGCCGGCGATCGAACTGGCGGGGCCGGAACGCCCCGTCACGGTCGACGCCCACCTGGCCGAAAGCATCGCCGAGAACGTCGACGACGGGTCGCTGAGCAAGACGGCGATGACGGTCTTCGCACCAGGGGGTGACCCCCTGGAGGAGGGCGACCTGCTCGTCCAGCCGGACCTGGCCGAGACGTTCTCGATCATCCGCGACGAGGGGATCGAACCCTTCTACCGGGGCGAGATCGCCGACGACATCGCGACGACCGTCCAGGAAGCGGACCGCTACCGCGAGGAGGGCGGCTCGATGACCGTCGAGGACCTCGGCAACTACGCCGTCGAGACGCCGGTCCCGACCCACGTCACCTACGAGGGGTCGGCGGCGGAGATCACCGTCAGAACCATGCCGTCGCCGACGTCGGGCGGCTACGCGATCGGCCAGATCCTCTCGATCCTGGAACCGTTCGAGCTGGATTCGTTCGATCGGCGCTCGTTCGAGACCTACCACCACCTCGCCCAGGCGTTCAAACTCGCGTTCGCGGACCGGGGAGCGTACCTCGGCGACGTCGAATTCGTTGACATCCCCTGGCAGGGACTGCTCGACGAGACGTACATCGACGAACGACGTGCGCTGATCGATCCAGAGGAGGTCTCCGATGCCGTCCTCGAACCCGGCGACCCGTTCGACCACCAACCCGGCGATCGGTACGCCGTGACACCCCGGGAGGACTGTCCGGGCGGACCGCCGTGGGGTCCGCCGGGCGCCGGTTCGCCGCCCGAGTCACCGGGGCCGAAGAACGATACCGGACCGGCGGGGTCGATACCGATCGACGGTCACACCGACCACTTCACGATCGCCGACGCCGAAGGGAACGTCGTCTCCTGGACGAGCACCATCGAGCAGTTCTTCGGGTCGGGCATCATGGTCCCCGGCCGCGGGTTCATGTTGAACAACGAGCTGACGGACTTCGACGAGATCCCGGGCGGACCGAACGAGGTCCAGCCCGAGAAGCGACCGCTCAGCAGCATGAGTCCGACGATCGCCTTCCGTGACGGCGAGCCCTTCCTGGCGCTCGGCTCGCCCGGCGGCTTCGCGATCATCGTCGCGGTCGCGCAGGTGATCCTCAACGTCGCCGAGTTCGGCCTGTCCCTCGAGGAAGCGGTCGCGGAGCCGCGCATCTACACCGCCACCGGTGACTGGCTGCAGGTCGAACCCGGCGTCCCGGACGCAGCCGTCGAGGCGCTCGCCGACGCCGGCCACGGCGTCAGCGAGACGGAAGCGATCGGCAACGTCCAGGCCGTTCTCAGCGACGACGGCTACGTCGGCGTGGCCGACGAACGGCGCGACGGCGAGGCCGGTTCGCCGTCCGGGGCAGCCGACTGA
- a CDS encoding sensory rhodopsin transducer yields the protein MLGKTTWVIPEGYIPEGSTGPAPEMESHETVCALNAGDDDATVELTIYFADREPAGPYVVTVPARRTRHVRFDDLSDPEPVPRGTEYASVIESDVPIVCQHTRLDSRQAENALLSTMAYPGE from the coding sequence GTGCTCGGCAAGACGACGTGGGTCATCCCGGAGGGGTACATTCCCGAGGGAAGCACCGGCCCAGCGCCCGAGATGGAGAGTCACGAGACCGTCTGCGCGTTGAACGCCGGTGACGACGACGCAACCGTCGAACTGACGATCTACTTCGCGGATCGGGAACCGGCGGGTCCGTACGTCGTGACGGTCCCGGCGAGACGAACCCGCCACGTCAGGTTCGACGATCTCTCGGACCCGGAGCCGGTTCCGCGCGGGACGGAGTACGCCAGCGTCATCGAGTCCGACGTCCCGATCGTCTGCCAGCACACGCGACTCGACTCGCGCCAGGCCGAGAACGCGCTCCTCTCCACGATGGCCTATCCGGGCGAGTGA
- a CDS encoding M48 family metallopeptidase yields the protein MSLARRRLSLLVRSLGALAIVACVTLTIALVAAAVVGVAVLLVAGVVLALVTGLFFPILEGTWLVRLWDITPQTIGLAAIAIGLAAIPVAYVRPVGAEIRAFERAIAGPGAPAADRHPELASAVRNLAAQAGIPEPDLRIVNRRRPASYAIGGRNDGTIVLTRGLVRELTDEERTAVLAHEVAHLANGDSEILRRLLVPMLVAERIEADERPRLNRLHSMSPITHAARLVAWGVLTVVTTAQVRLCELGVGCFSRGREFAADRAAAELTGSPAALAGALETLDDSRGPPTRDGREYGRSTSALDILPPAERSGSHRLLRTHPATERRIERLRAMVGPERTSRAAP from the coding sequence ATGTCGCTCGCTCGACGCCGCCTGTCCCTGCTCGTTCGCAGTCTCGGCGCCCTCGCGATCGTCGCGTGCGTGACGCTCACGATCGCGCTGGTCGCGGCCGCCGTGGTCGGTGTCGCGGTCCTCCTCGTCGCCGGGGTCGTGCTGGCCCTCGTAACGGGACTGTTCTTCCCGATTCTCGAGGGGACGTGGCTGGTGCGTCTCTGGGACATCACGCCACAGACGATCGGTCTCGCGGCGATCGCGATCGGTCTCGCGGCCATCCCCGTCGCCTACGTTCGGCCGGTCGGAGCCGAGATTCGCGCGTTCGAGCGGGCGATCGCCGGTCCCGGAGCGCCCGCGGCCGATCGCCACCCCGAACTCGCGTCGGCGGTCAGGAACCTGGCCGCACAGGCGGGTATTCCGGAACCAGACCTCCGCATCGTCAACCGTCGGCGGCCGGCGTCGTACGCGATCGGGGGCCGGAACGACGGGACGATCGTACTCACCCGCGGTCTGGTGCGCGAACTCACCGACGAGGAGCGAACGGCGGTACTCGCACACGAAGTGGCGCATCTGGCGAACGGGGATAGCGAGATCTTGCGCCGCTTGCTCGTCCCGATGCTCGTCGCCGAGCGGATCGAGGCCGACGAGCGACCGCGACTGAACCGACTCCACTCGATGAGCCCGATCACCCACGCCGCCCGCCTCGTCGCGTGGGGCGTCCTGACCGTCGTGACGACGGCCCAGGTTCGCCTCTGTGAACTCGGCGTCGGATGCTTCTCGCGCGGACGGGAATTCGCGGCCGACCGCGCCGCGGCGGAACTGACGGGGTCGCCCGCTGCCCTGGCCGGCGCGCTCGAGACGCTCGACGATAGTCGCGGGCCGCCGACGCGGGACGGGCGCGAGTACGGTCGATCGACGAGCGCGCTCGACATCCTCCCGCCCGCCGAGCGATCGGGTTCGCACCGGCTTCTCCGGACCCACCCCGCTACCGAGCGCCGCATCGAACGGCTCAGAGCGATGGTCGGCCCGGAGCGTACGTCGCGAGCGGCGCCATAG
- a CDS encoding four-helix bundle copper-binding protein, translating to MALKQISHVADSELMDECIDNCSEAAQACEWCADECIGMGEEMARCIRLCRDVADLTSLHARFMSRNSGYSAELAEICADACEECADECEQFDHEHCQVCADKLRDCVDSCREMASA from the coding sequence ATGGCACTCAAACAGATCAGCCACGTCGCCGACAGCGAATTGATGGACGAGTGTATCGACAACTGCTCGGAAGCCGCCCAGGCCTGCGAGTGGTGTGCCGACGAGTGCATCGGGATGGGCGAGGAGATGGCCCGCTGCATCCGGCTCTGTCGCGACGTCGCCGACCTGACGTCGCTGCACGCCCGCTTCATGTCGCGCAACTCCGGTTACAGCGCCGAGCTGGCGGAGATCTGCGCGGACGCCTGCGAGGAGTGCGCCGACGAGTGCGAGCAGTTCGACCACGAGCACTGCCAGGTCTGTGCCGACAAACTGCGCGACTGCGTCGACTCCTGCCGGGAGATGGCCTCGGCCTGA
- a CDS encoding ion channel: MRWLYLVLGCVVLLATVIDILWTALWVDGGAGPISGRLTTAIWDGLRRVGTDDERLLSTAGPLTLVATLTLWIVGIWAGWTLLFVADRWALVASQTGAPADLVGRIYFVGYMMFTAGNGDYVPTADGWQLAAGATTASGMALVTLAVSYVLTVLGAVSEKRAFASGVTGLGERSEAFVRNGYDERDGFGGLERRFESLSDQLDLLADKHRAYPILHYYHSERAEHSSAVAVAIFDDALTLIEHGVDPDAQPNATLLQAARASTDEYLHTLDQAFIDPAEEVPPPPELERLRIAGIETVSDDAFADALAAARERRRRLLGVVQGDAWAWPPVTADED, encoded by the coding sequence ATGCGCTGGCTGTACCTGGTCCTCGGCTGCGTCGTCCTCCTGGCGACGGTGATCGACATCCTCTGGACGGCGCTGTGGGTCGACGGCGGCGCCGGACCGATATCGGGCCGCCTGACGACGGCCATCTGGGACGGGCTCAGGCGCGTCGGGACCGACGACGAACGGCTGTTGAGCACCGCCGGACCGCTCACCCTGGTCGCGACGCTCACGCTGTGGATCGTCGGTATCTGGGCCGGCTGGACCCTGCTGTTCGTCGCCGATCGCTGGGCGCTCGTCGCCAGCCAGACCGGCGCGCCCGCCGACCTCGTCGGCCGAATTTACTTCGTCGGGTACATGATGTTCACCGCGGGCAACGGCGACTACGTCCCGACGGCCGACGGCTGGCAGCTCGCGGCCGGCGCCACCACCGCCAGCGGCATGGCCCTGGTGACCCTCGCCGTCTCGTACGTGCTCACGGTGCTCGGGGCCGTCTCCGAGAAGCGCGCGTTCGCCAGCGGCGTCACCGGGCTCGGCGAGCGAAGCGAGGCCTTCGTCAGGAACGGGTACGACGAGCGCGACGGGTTCGGCGGCCTCGAACGCCGCTTCGAATCGCTCTCCGACCAGTTAGACTTGCTCGCGGACAAACACCGCGCGTATCCGATCCTGCACTACTACCACAGCGAGCGGGCCGAACACTCCTCGGCGGTCGCCGTGGCCATCTTCGACGACGCGCTGACCCTCATCGAACACGGCGTCGATCCGGACGCGCAGCCGAACGCGACGCTCCTCCAGGCCGCCCGCGCGAGCACGGACGAGTACCTGCACACGCTCGATCAGGCGTTCATCGATCCGGCCGAGGAGGTCCCGCCGCCGCCGGAACTCGAGCGCCTCCGCATCGCGGGCATCGAAACGGTCTCCGACGACGCGTTCGCCGACGCGCTGGCCGCCGCCCGCGAGCGGCGGCGACGGCTGCTCGGGGTCGTCCAGGGCGACGCCTGGGCCTGGCCGCCGGTCACGGCGGACGAGGACTGA
- a CDS encoding cation:proton antiporter encodes MVLELYDLLVIVAGVLLFGIAILPRFVAQRAISLPIFFVGFGFLVFGLPVGLPPLDPLEQPETTERLSEFGVIIALMGLGLKLDRPPGLSAWASTWRLLAVAMPLSIVGAALLGWWVAGFALPSAVLLGAVIAPTDPVLAAEVQVDEPRTGDSDDPDRECGDDEVAFALSSEAGLNDGLAFPFTNLAIAVALVGLAPANWAVEWLVVDVGYRIVVGTVLGVVLGWLVSRLIFLTAPETKVAQSVQGLEAVAGTLVIYGLTEVVGGYGFIAVFVAAVTIRSSERTHEYNESLHEVAELAEQLAMGVIMIFFGGAIANGLLAPLTAEAAIAAIAIVFVVRPLAGVVSLLGVGLPWAERATIAFFGIRGIGSFYYLSHGLNEAVFAGADLLWALVGAVVLVSIVVHGIAATPVVDRVGGS; translated from the coding sequence CGTCCTCCTGTTCGGCATCGCGATCCTGCCCCGCTTCGTGGCCCAGCGCGCCATCTCCCTGCCCATCTTCTTCGTCGGGTTCGGCTTCCTCGTCTTCGGACTCCCGGTCGGACTCCCGCCGCTGGATCCGCTGGAACAACCGGAGACGACCGAACGCCTCTCCGAGTTCGGCGTGATCATCGCGCTGATGGGGCTCGGCCTGAAGCTCGACCGACCGCCGGGACTGAGCGCCTGGGCGTCGACCTGGCGACTGCTCGCCGTCGCGATGCCGCTGTCGATCGTCGGGGCCGCGCTGCTCGGCTGGTGGGTGGCCGGGTTCGCCCTGCCCTCGGCGGTCCTGCTCGGGGCGGTCATCGCGCCGACGGACCCCGTCCTCGCCGCCGAGGTGCAGGTCGACGAACCCCGCACCGGCGATTCGGACGACCCGGACCGGGAATGTGGGGACGACGAGGTAGCGTTCGCCCTCTCCTCGGAGGCGGGGCTCAACGACGGTCTCGCCTTCCCCTTTACCAACCTCGCGATCGCCGTCGCGCTGGTCGGGCTGGCGCCCGCGAACTGGGCCGTCGAGTGGCTCGTCGTCGACGTGGGCTACCGGATCGTCGTCGGCACCGTCCTCGGCGTCGTCCTGGGGTGGCTCGTCTCGCGGCTCATCTTCCTCACGGCGCCGGAGACCAAAGTCGCCCAGTCGGTGCAGGGTCTCGAGGCCGTGGCCGGGACGCTCGTCATCTACGGGCTCACCGAGGTCGTCGGCGGCTACGGCTTCATCGCGGTCTTCGTCGCCGCCGTGACGATCCGCAGCTCCGAGCGCACCCACGAGTACAACGAGTCGCTCCACGAGGTCGCCGAACTCGCCGAGCAGCTCGCGATGGGGGTCATCATGATCTTCTTCGGCGGGGCGATCGCCAACGGACTGCTTGCCCCGCTGACCGCCGAGGCGGCGATCGCCGCGATCGCCATCGTCTTCGTCGTCCGCCCGCTCGCCGGCGTCGTCTCGCTCCTCGGAGTCGGGCTGCCCTGGGCCGAGCGGGCCACGATCGCGTTCTTCGGCATCCGCGGCATCGGCTCGTTCTACTACCTCTCCCACGGGCTGAACGAGGCCGTCTTCGCCGGCGCCGACCTGCTCTGGGCGCTCGTCGGGGCGGTCGTGCTCGTCTCGATCGTCGTCCACGGGATCGCGGCGACCCCGGTCGTCGATCGGGTCGGCGGGTCCTGA